Sequence from the Verrucomicrobiota bacterium genome:
GGAAGAGTTGTGAGTTCGGAGTTCGGAGTTCGGAGTTCGGAGTTCGGAGTTCGGAGTTCGGAGTTCGGAGTTCGGAGTTCGGAGTTCGGAGTTCGGAGTGGCATCCTGGGGGGTAGGTGCGAATGTCAAGTTCACAGTTGCCCAGGGTTTCTTAATCTGTGTCAATCTGTGTAATCTGTGGATGTATTCTCTTTTCTGCGTTCTTCTGCGTGTTCTGCGGATCATTTCGTTTTCCGGCCGGGTGAGCGTGCACCTCGGGGGAGATCGGACCTGGTTCTACGACGCCTCCGAACCCCGAACTCCGAACGCCGAACCTCGCCCGTTACCCGTTACGCTCCTTGCGTGCGAGCAGGGTGTACGAGGCCATGAATCCGCCTAACGTCCACAGCACAAGGTTCAGGAAACCCAGGTAGACAGGGGTGGCATCATTGAACACCGTGCCGTTTTTAAGGCGTGTGTTGTAGATCGAGCGGTACCACTGGTTGATGTTCTGGTAGGCTATCGTGTAATCGCGGGCCAGTTCGCCCGAGATGGATTGTCCCAGGATGAAGCTGGAGTCGGCGATTCGCTCCGCGGCGAAGCTTGGGAAAAGCTCGCTGACGACAAGCACGGAGGGCGGCATGTCGCTGGCGGCCACGGTGAAACCGGAAAACAGGATTTGTGGAATCAGGATGATGGGCACGAGCATCACCGCCTGAAGCGGCGATTTGGCCAGGTTTGAAAGCGTCAGGCCGATTCCGGTCGCCGCAAAAGCCAACCCGATGAGGCTGCCCAGCTGCAACGGCCAGAGCGCGGCCGGCTTGCCCCCGGCAAGGGTCAGGACGAGAAAAAGCAGGATGACCTGCAGGGACGTCAGGCCGCCCATCCAAAGGAACTTTGCCAGGAGGTAACTCCAACGGCTGAGCCCGACGAGCCGTTCCCGGCGGTAGATCGGCAATTCCCGGATAATTTCCTGGGCCGAGTTGCTGCAGCCGAACCAGAGGGTGGCAATGTAGGCGAAGAACTGGGTCAGCGGCGCCGACTGGCTGACCCAGGCCACAAGCGCACCGATCACCAGGGGTTGGCCGAGCACAATGAGCAGGTTTTTAAAATCCGCCCGGAAAATTGCAGCCTGCCTCTCCAGGAGGATGGGCAGCGAAAACGCCCGGCGAATCGGTTTCGGCAGCGTTCGAGGCTCCGTCGGTTCGCTTTTCGGGGGTGCAGGCTCAAAAGACGGGACGGTCGACGCATCCAGGTTTTGGAGGGTGTCATAAAGGTTGCTCAGGCGGGTCACCCCGAAACGTTCACGCGCAGCCTCCGGTGTTCCCTGGAAGACGATGCGGCCATCGACCAGGATCGCGATCTGGTCCATCAGGTACACGTTTTCCATCACGTGAGTGGTACAAACGACGGTGCAGCCGGTGTCGGCCAGCCCGCGCAGCAACTCCATCAGTTTAAATTCCGAAAGCGGGTCGAGGCCGGAAGTCGGTTCATCCAGGAACAGCAACGGCGGCCGGCTCAACAGTTCGACGGCCACGCTGGCCCGCTTGCGCTGGCCGCCTGAAAGCTGCTCGATCGGCAAATTGCTCCGGTCGGCGAGCCCGAGGTTCTGAAGGGTATGAGCAACCAGCGTGCGGATTTCGGAACGGGGGGTGCCGGCCGGCAACCGGAGGCGTGCGGCGAACGTGAGCGCCTCGCGCGCAGCCAGTTCCCGGTGGACGATATCGTCCTGCGGCACGTACCCGAAAAGGGCGCGCAGTTCGTGGAGATGTTCGTAATACTCGGCGCCGTCGACGAGGATTTCCCCGGAATCGGCCGGACGCAGGCCGCTCAAGGCATTCAGCAACGTCGTCTTGCCGGCGCCGCTGGGACCCAAAATCCCGATGAACTGCCCGGGCTCGGCTACAAAGGAGACGTTCTTGAGGATGGGAGGGTTTTGGCCCCGCTTGACGACCAGGTTTTGAGCCACAATCCGGCCCACGGACAAGCGGTAAGTCCGGACCAGCTGGCGGCCGTCAAAAACAAAACAGAAAGGCCCGACCTGAACCTGGTCGCCGATGACCAGGTCATGCGCATCGAATCTGCGCCCGTTGACAAACGAGCCGGCTTTGCTGTGCAGGTCCGTGATCCGGAACCCATGCGGTCCCTGTTCAATCCGGGCGTGCTGCCGGGAAATTGCGACGTCATTCAGCTGGACGTTGGCCTCCTCACTCCGGCCGATGACAATCGGTTGGTCAAGCGGGATCGCGTTGGCCAGCTTGCCTTGCACCCGCATCCGGCCGCGCCCGGCTTCCGTCTGTTCGCCCGGAACCCCATCCGCCGAGGCTTGAACGCCGAACCCCAGGATGACGGGACCGAGCGTGATGCGGTCGCCCGATTTCAGTTCGGTGCGTCCGCCAATCTTGACTTGATTGACTAACGTGCCGCGCTGGCTGCCAAGGTCCTCGATGAACCAGTTGTCGCCGTCCCGTACGAGCCGGCAATGGCGGCGCGAGATTTCGGGGTGCACCAGCACCAGGTCGGCCTCGACCGCGCGACCAATGACGCTCGTTTGAGAAATTGAAAGGGTACGCGGCGGTAGGCCACTAACGATTGAGAGCTGCGTTTCCAATCTTCATGAGCACAATCTTCCTGAGACGAAACATCGTCGAGCAGAAATTCAGGCACCTGCCACTTAAAGACTCTGAAATCCCGGCCACAAAAGTCATTGCCGAGCGCAGCATCCTGTTGCATCCATTAAGAGCCGTCAGGGGCCATGGATCGTAGACATGCGAACCCCGCCAGGGCAGGAATGCAGCAACGGTAGTATGCTTTACATTGCCGTGGTGCTCTGACGGCCTTTTTTCGATGTCCCGGCGAGCCTGGCTCGCCCCGTTAAAAAGGTCTTGATTTCAGCCCGACACAGACTTAGACACCCACCCATCGGCCCCGGCGAGGCTTTACCGGCGGCAACGCTCCGAGGTTGGTGATGGTCAGGTTTCTCCTCACGCTTGCCCTTTTATGCGCTCTAGGAACGGTGGGTTTCGGTTATTTCAACCGGGCGAAGTTGGGCCGTTTGGTCCAGGATCTGGCTTCCGTCCGCCAGGAGAACGACCGGACAAAAGCGGCCATGGCACAGCTGCAACAGCGCTTTAAAGGCGGCGAGGAACGCCAGGCCGGCGAGCTTAAGATCATGCAGGATCAGCAACAAAAGCTCACCGCGGATCTTACCGCCACCAAGGCGCACCTGAGCAGGGCAACCGAACAACTGGATCTCCGGGACAAGGAAAATAAAGCGCTCACGGCAGCTTTGACGCAGGCAGGACAAAATATCGAACAAAAACAACGGGCGGAAAGTGAACGCAACGCCTTGGCCGGCCGCCTGATCCGGGTCGAAGACACGCTCAACCAGTTCCGCCTCAACCTGGAGGCGACACCAGCCGCAAAGGGTAAGCCGAAGGCGGGACTGCCCGTTGAGGGAACGATCATTTCAATGAACCCGGGCGCTCAAGCGTTGACCATCAGCCTCGGCAGCGATGCGGGCCTGGCGCCAAACGCGCGCCTGACGGTCCTGAAAAACGGTGTAACCTTGAGCCAGTTACGCGTCGTCTCCGTGGAGAAAGACAGTTGTGTCGCCGAATTTATCTCGGCAGCGCCGGAAAACTTTTCCAAAGTCGCCGTCGGCGATCCTGTAACCCTGGCCATACGATAGATAAAGTACACGATGAACAGAGTGCTCCTCGTTCTCGGCTGGATGGCTTTGCTGACCGCGTGCCAGACGCCGCAAGACGACAGAACGACAGAACAACGGAAACCGCAATTCGGACAGCCGGAAAGCACGATTCCTTGGAACAAACCGGAATCATGGGAACAGGCAGGTTCGCTCGGAGCGATGCCCGGTCTCACGTCGCCTCATTGATTGAAAGTCCTGGTTTTCCGGGGAGGGGCCCTTGGGGATTTGATCCTTACCCTTCCTGTCCTGGCCTCGCTTCGGAGGGGGTATGCGGGAGCCGGCCTTCGCTTGTTTGGGGTGATG
This genomic interval carries:
- a CDS encoding FHA domain-containing protein; protein product: METQLSIVSGLPPRTLSISQTSVIGRAVEADLVLVHPEISRRHCRLVRDGDNWFIEDLGSQRGTLVNQVKIGGRTELKSGDRITLGPVILGFGVQASADGVPGEQTEAGRGRMRVQGKLANAIPLDQPIVIGRSEEANVQLNDVAISRQHARIEQGPHGFRITDLHSKAGSFVNGRRFDAHDLVIGDQVQVGPFCFVFDGRQLVRTYRLSVGRIVAQNLVVKRGQNPPILKNVSFVAEPGQFIGILGPSGAGKTTLLNALSGLRPADSGEILVDGAEYYEHLHELRALFGYVPQDDIVHRELAAREALTFAARLRLPAGTPRSEIRTLVAHTLQNLGLADRSNLPIEQLSGGQRKRASVAVELLSRPPLLFLDEPTSGLDPLSEFKLMELLRGLADTGCTVVCTTHVMENVYLMDQIAILVDGRIVFQGTPEAARERFGVTRLSNLYDTLQNLDASTVPSFEPAPPKSEPTEPRTLPKPIRRAFSLPILLERQAAIFRADFKNLLIVLGQPLVIGALVAWVSQSAPLTQFFAYIATLWFGCSNSAQEIIRELPIYRRERLVGLSRWSYLLAKFLWMGGLTSLQVILLFLVLTLAGGKPAALWPLQLGSLIGLAFAATGIGLTLSNLAKSPLQAVMLVPIILIPQILFSGFTVAASDMPPSVLVVSELFPSFAAERIADSSFILGQSISGELARDYTIAYQNINQWYRSIYNTRLKNGTVFNDATPVYLGFLNLVLWTLGGFMASYTLLARKERNG